A region of Esox lucius isolate fEsoLuc1 chromosome 3, fEsoLuc1.pri, whole genome shotgun sequence DNA encodes the following proteins:
- the mrpl2 gene encoding 39S ribosomal protein L2, mitochondrial, translated as MAVLSLSRTLRSLALSRPVLLPYQTAVRSQVLSLRTCSGLWGSCLEQWRGFLTTASLEQNRTAWKNREKYTIRPIGMKKTGGRDHTGKIRTHGIGGGHKQRYRWIDFQRLRYQPGNEEKAFEEKVVEVRYDPCRSADIALVAGGNRKRWIIATENMQVGDLIKTSGTIGRMAVAANEGDSFPLGALPVGTLINNLELYPGKGATYIRAAGTSGVLLRKVNGTAIVQLPSKLQVQVMETCMVTVGRVSNVDHNKRIIGKAGRNRWLGIRPSSGLWQRKGGWAGRKIKPLPPMKSYVNMPSVSAN; from the coding sequence ATGGCGGTGTTATCATTATCTCGGACTCTGCGCTCACTGGCTCTCTCCCGGCCTGTTTTGTTACCCTACCAGACGGCGGTCCGCTCTCAGGTCTTATCTCTACGAACCTGCTCTGGCTTATGGGGCTCATGTTTAGAACAGTGGAGAGGCTTCCTGACTACAGCCAGTCTGGAGCAGAACAGAACCGCATGGAAAAACAGGGAGAAGTACACCATCCGACCTATTGGCATGAAGAAGACTGGAGGCAGAGATCACACGGGGAAAATTCGTACGCACGGCATTGGAGGAGGCCACAAACAAAGATACCGTTGGATTGACTTCCAGCGTCTCCGCTACCAACCAGGCAATGAGGAGAAGGCCTTCGAGGAGAAGGTGGTGGAGGTTCGGTACGACCCCTGCAGGTCAGCAGATATAGCTCTAGTGGCTGGGGGCAATAGGAAGCGTTGGATCATTGCTACGGAGAACATGCAAGTTGGAGATCTCATTAAAACCTCTGGGACTATAGGCCGCATGGCTGTCGCCGCTAATGAGGGAGACTCGTTCCCCCTGGGAGCTCTTCCCGTTGGAACTCTGATCAACAACCTGGAGCTGTATCCCGGGAAGGGAGCCACCTACATCCGCGCTGCCGGTACAAGCGGTGTGTTACTTCGTAAGGTCAACGGAACAGCAATTGTCCAGCTGCCATCAAAACTGCAGGTGCAGGTGATGGAGACTTGCATGGTCACAGTGGGACGAGTGTCCAACGTCGACCATAACAAACGGATCATCGGTAAAGCCGGGAGAAACCGTTGGCTTGGCATTCGTCCCTCCAGCGGCTTGTGGCAGAGGAAAGGAGGCTGGGCCGGACGTAAGATCAAACCACTTCCCCCCATGAAGAGTTACGTTAACATGCCGTCAGTGTCTGCCAACTAA